TTTCAACCACTTCGTCATCCTCTAAAAGAGCATCAATCGTTCCGTCTTCTTGAAGGGTAAAGTCCCTAGCTCCCGCCGGAATGTCCATTCGTTCTCCGTCCCCATCCACCAGGTAATCACCCTGGTTGTTAACGAGTGTCCACCTGCCTGGACTTTCCGGGTTTTCTGATAGATAAAAAGATCCGTCTCTTGTATATTGGATTTCAGCTTCTCCGTCAGCAAGAGCCATAGACTCCACTTGGAAAAACGAGTCTTCTTCTGTTATAGCAAAGTCTAACTCACGGTCTGTTTCTAAAATCGAACCTTGGTCTAATCGAAGGGATGTTTGAGCAATGGCTGCCCCTGTTCCAACCCGAAGTCCTTCAGGTGTCAACCGCCCCGCTGCATTTTGCGGAACCGGCTGATTATTTACTTGTTGAAATAAGAGATCAGAAAAGGTTGATTCTCTTCTTTTATAACCAGTACGATCACTGTTCGCCAAATTATGA
This DNA window, taken from Alteribacillus bidgolensis, encodes the following:
- a CDS encoding flagellar hook-basal body protein, encoding MYSSMLSSANTIGQLQHQLDGISHNLANSDRTGYKRRESTFSDLLFQQVNNQPVPQNAAGRLTPEGLRVGTGAAIAQTSLRLDQGSILETDRELDFAITEEDSFFQVESMALADGEAEIQYTRDGSFYLSENPESPGRWTLVNNQGDYLVDGDGERMDIPAGARDFTLQEDGTIDALLEDDEVVEIGQIELARITKPQLLEAAEGNNFRFSDLDELDLEEADVVEFVPGEENQLIQGSLEQSNVDMAKAVTEMMNAQRNYSFNARAISQGDQMMGLINSVRG